A region from the Wolbachia endosymbiont of Folsomia candida genome encodes:
- the hslV gene encoding ATP-dependent protease subunit HslV, giving the protein MIHRDNSTIYGTTILSIRKGKSVVVIGDGQVSLGHTVMKSCAKKVRRLSGDSVITGFAGATADAFTLFERLESKLDKHPGQLMRACVELAKDWRMDKYLRKLEAMMIVADQSISLVITGTGDVLEPEDGIAAIGSGGNFALSAAKALIDVEGISIEEIAKKAMKIAADICVYTNHNVIIEKI; this is encoded by the coding sequence ATGATTCACCGTGACAACAGCACAATATATGGCACTACTATACTATCAATCAGAAAGGGTAAAAGTGTAGTAGTTATAGGGGATGGGCAAGTTTCATTGGGACACACTGTTATGAAATCTTGTGCAAAAAAAGTCAGACGCCTTTCTGGTGATTCTGTAATTACCGGTTTTGCCGGAGCAACAGCTGATGCGTTTACTCTTTTTGAAAGATTAGAATCTAAGCTTGACAAGCACCCAGGACAATTAATGCGGGCATGCGTTGAACTTGCAAAAGATTGGAGAATGGATAAATACCTAAGAAAGTTAGAGGCTATGATGATTGTTGCGGATCAATCTATTTCCTTAGTAATCACAGGAACAGGTGATGTACTTGAACCTGAAGATGGCATAGCGGCCATTGGCTCTGGTGGAAACTTTGCACTATCGGCAGCAAAAGCTTTAATTGACGTTGAGGGAATATCAATAGAGGAAATAGCTAAAAAGGCTATGAAGATAGCGGCTGATATATGTGTTTATACAAACCATAATGTAATTATTGAAAAGATATAG
- the gshA gene encoding glutamate--cysteine ligase, translated as MQNIIHPKLEISINNWFEAKFNGLTLPFYSSIDLRNSGYKIAPVDANLFPAGFNNLSKESKVTAAELVRSYSAKHQYKKALIIPENYTRNKMYIENVFAIEEILQGAGFETKIGLLHNETYNLIEPYETVIKENSLLKTTSGFVPDIVILNRDMTSHIPDMLKNVKQDVIPNPLYGWHSRQKFKYFEIYEKLASEFCSEFKMDSWLISALTESCNEVDFNDDLSLKVVADKVDYTLSLIRKKYEEYEIKTQPYVFIKASNGTYGMGIITATSGEEILNLNKKKRNKMKKIKEGIEINSVIIQEGVPTIDVFKSSPAEPLIYYIGNTPTCYLYRCNSRKDVYSSLNSTECEFYDVSKIVVGKPLALWNIVSKLAVLALAVEIKAFH; from the coding sequence ATGCAAAATATAATTCATCCAAAGTTGGAAATAAGTATAAATAATTGGTTTGAAGCAAAATTTAATGGCCTTACGCTGCCGTTTTATAGTTCTATAGATCTCAGGAACTCTGGCTATAAAATTGCTCCAGTGGATGCCAATTTATTTCCAGCAGGGTTTAATAACTTAAGCAAAGAGTCAAAAGTAACTGCAGCAGAACTAGTAAGAAGCTACTCCGCAAAGCATCAATACAAAAAAGCTCTTATAATACCAGAAAATTATACACGAAATAAAATGTATATAGAAAACGTATTTGCTATAGAGGAAATACTACAAGGTGCTGGTTTTGAAACTAAAATAGGACTCTTGCATAATGAAACATACAATTTAATAGAACCATATGAAACTGTTATAAAAGAAAACTCTCTGCTAAAGACAACTTCAGGGTTTGTACCTGACATTGTTATACTGAACCGAGATATGACAAGTCATATACCAGACATGCTAAAAAACGTGAAACAAGACGTAATACCAAATCCATTATATGGATGGCACAGCAGGCAGAAGTTTAAATATTTTGAAATCTATGAGAAATTAGCATCAGAGTTCTGTAGCGAATTTAAAATGGATTCATGGTTAATTTCTGCACTTACAGAAAGCTGTAATGAAGTTGATTTTAATGATGATTTATCACTGAAAGTAGTGGCTGACAAAGTTGACTATACATTATCATTGATACGCAAAAAATATGAAGAATATGAAATAAAAACACAGCCTTATGTTTTTATCAAAGCAAGCAATGGAACATATGGTATGGGTATTATAACAGCAACAAGTGGGGAGGAAATATTAAACCTCAACAAAAAAAAGCGCAACAAAATGAAAAAGATAAAGGAAGGAATAGAAATTAACAGTGTTATTATACAGGAGGGTGTACCGACGATTGATGTATTTAAAAGCAGTCCTGCAGAACCGTTAATATACTATATAGGAAATACACCAACGTGTTACTTATACCGATGTAATAGCAGAAAAGACGTATATTCCAGCTTAAATTCCACTGAATGCGAATTTTATGACGTGAGTAAAATAGTGGTAGGGAAGCCTCTAGCACTTTGGAACATAGTTAGCAAATTAGCAGTGCTAGCATTAGCAGTGGAAATAAAAGCTTTTCATTAA
- a CDS encoding UbiD family decarboxylase, with product MYNDLRDFIKALEEKKDLIRVKEEVSTTLEMTEIHRRVLSNQGPAIIFENVVTENGKNPMPVLVNLFGTIDRIALGLNIKQSELRDLGKLLAFLKSPEPPKNFKDAIKMFPLLKVVLSMRSKIVKKAPCQEVILKGDAVDLSILPIQTCWPNEPAPLITWPIVVTKGPTDNKQDNFNLGIYRMQVIDKKTTLMRWLAHRGGATHHKRWKEEGRDMKFPAAVVIGIDPATIIAAVTPVPETLSEYQFAGLLRKKPLELVNCKTVPLQVPAHAEIVLEGYVSLENYRDEGPYGDHTGYYNSVEQFPEFNITAITMRKNPIYLSTFTGKPPDEPSILGEALNEIFIPILINQFPEIVDFYLPPEGCSYRIAVVSIKKSYPGHAKRIVMGILSFLKQFLYTKFIIVVDDDINIRDWKEVMWAISTRMDPVRDTITIENAPIDYLDFASPESGLGSKMGFDATNKIPPETKREWGKKIEMSEEIVRKVTEKWKEYGFSD from the coding sequence ATGTACAACGATTTACGCGATTTCATTAAAGCTCTAGAAGAAAAAAAAGACCTAATTAGAGTTAAGGAGGAAGTATCGACTACACTGGAAATGACAGAAATTCACCGCAGAGTTTTGTCAAATCAAGGACCAGCTATCATTTTTGAAAATGTTGTTACTGAAAATGGCAAAAATCCTATGCCAGTTCTAGTGAATTTGTTTGGCACTATTGATAGGATAGCTTTAGGGCTCAATATAAAGCAAAGTGAACTTAGAGACCTTGGTAAGCTTCTAGCGTTTTTAAAATCCCCTGAACCACCAAAAAATTTTAAGGACGCAATAAAAATGTTTCCTCTACTCAAAGTAGTGTTGTCAATGCGAAGCAAAATTGTAAAGAAAGCCCCATGCCAGGAGGTGATATTAAAGGGAGATGCAGTAGATTTGAGCATTCTTCCCATTCAAACATGCTGGCCGAACGAACCTGCACCACTTATCACATGGCCGATTGTAGTAACTAAAGGGCCAACTGATAATAAACAAGATAATTTCAATCTTGGAATATATCGTATGCAGGTCATAGATAAAAAAACGACACTGATGCGTTGGCTTGCACACAGAGGCGGTGCAACTCACCATAAGCGTTGGAAGGAAGAAGGCAGAGATATGAAATTTCCTGCGGCTGTTGTGATTGGCATTGACCCCGCAACAATTATTGCTGCTGTAACTCCAGTGCCAGAAACATTATCAGAATATCAATTTGCTGGGCTGCTACGCAAAAAGCCTCTTGAACTTGTGAATTGTAAAACTGTGCCACTTCAGGTGCCAGCTCATGCAGAAATCGTTCTGGAAGGCTATGTAAGTCTCGAAAATTATCGCGATGAGGGACCATATGGCGACCACACTGGCTACTATAATTCTGTTGAACAATTTCCTGAGTTTAATATCACTGCAATTACTATGCGTAAAAATCCAATTTACCTTAGCACTTTCACTGGCAAACCACCGGATGAGCCATCGATTCTTGGTGAAGCATTAAATGAAATTTTCATACCAATTCTTATCAATCAATTTCCAGAAATAGTGGACTTTTATCTGCCCCCAGAAGGCTGCTCGTATAGAATAGCAGTAGTGTCGATAAAAAAATCTTATCCAGGACACGCAAAAAGAATTGTTATGGGCATACTTTCCTTTCTCAAACAGTTTTTATATACAAAATTTATTATAGTTGTTGATGATGACATAAATATACGTGATTGGAAGGAAGTGATGTGGGCAATATCGACAAGGATGGACCCTGTACGCGACACAATTACAATAGAAAACGCTCCTATTGATTATTTAGATTTTGCTTCCCCTGAAAGTGGACTTGGGAGTAAAATGGGCTTTGACGCAACAAATAAAATCCCACCTGAAACGAAACGAGAATGGGGAAAGAAAATTGAGATGAGTGAAGAAATAGTAAGAAAAGTAACAGAGAAGTGGAAGGAATATGGATTTTCAGATTAG
- the dnaQ gene encoding DNA polymerase III subunit epsilon, which translates to MGNKLREIALDTETTGLDIASGHRIIEIGCVELINRIPTGNVFHQYINPERDIPYHSFKIHGISENFVKDKPLFSNVALEFLEFISDDILVIHNAAFDVKFLNMELSKLNARLISSDRVVDTLPLARKKFAGSPASLNALCKRFDISLDDRELHGALIDAQLLAKVYVELTGGLQTFLFDSEEDQEGGGTFIQHKTHNLARRKYSPNNEEINAHKKLLGKINNPLWKEYIE; encoded by the coding sequence ATGGGAAATAAGCTACGCGAAATAGCCCTTGATACTGAAACAACTGGTCTTGACATTGCATCTGGTCATCGCATTATTGAAATAGGTTGTGTGGAATTAATTAATCGTATTCCAACAGGTAATGTATTTCATCAATACATTAACCCAGAAAGAGATATACCTTATCACTCATTTAAGATTCATGGTATTAGTGAAAATTTTGTAAAAGATAAACCGTTGTTTTCAAACGTTGCACTTGAATTTCTTGAGTTTATATCAGATGACATTTTAGTCATTCATAACGCTGCATTTGACGTTAAGTTCCTTAATATGGAGCTCAGCAAGCTAAACGCTAGACTCATTTCCTCAGACAGAGTAGTAGATACGCTGCCTCTTGCACGAAAGAAATTTGCAGGCTCTCCTGCTTCTTTAAATGCATTATGTAAACGTTTTGATATATCACTGGATGATAGAGAACTGCATGGTGCACTGATCGATGCTCAACTGCTTGCAAAAGTTTACGTTGAACTCACAGGAGGGTTACAAACCTTTTTGTTTGATAGTGAAGAAGATCAAGAGGGTGGTGGCACATTTATCCAACATAAAACACATAATTTGGCTCGTAGGAAATATTCACCAAATAATGAAGAAATCAATGCACACAAGAAATTGCTTGGTAAAATTAATAACCCACTTTGGAAGGAATATATTGAATAA
- a CDS encoding Tim44/TimA family putative adaptor protein: MIELVIYALLAAFIFSRLYNSLGRSTNLSLKKLTSVLDVSRGREADNVLENIEDYIESHDENSIKDTYEQILKKNKDFSISHFIKGSSIAFELIIKYFNEGNLTQLKSLLDKDLYNDFAEKIKHRKELHESIIVSIITQKITEIKLVKNVVFISVYFLSEQINFVKDSSENIISGSTSTINKVEDVWQFKKNINSSDPSWLLVSINYKKTNNDKDLVTNGK; this comes from the coding sequence ATGATAGAGCTTGTAATATATGCTTTATTAGCTGCGTTCATTTTTTCGCGTTTATATAATTCTTTAGGAAGATCAACCAATCTCAGCCTAAAAAAGCTAACTAGCGTATTGGATGTAAGTCGAGGCAGAGAAGCTGATAATGTGCTAGAAAATATTGAAGATTACATTGAAAGCCATGATGAAAATTCAATAAAAGACACTTATGAGCAAATATTAAAAAAAAACAAGGATTTCTCTATTTCCCACTTTATAAAAGGCTCAAGCATAGCTTTTGAATTAATAATAAAATATTTCAATGAAGGAAATTTGACTCAGTTAAAATCACTTCTGGATAAGGACTTATATAATGATTTTGCAGAGAAGATTAAACACCGTAAAGAGTTACATGAATCTATAATTGTTTCTATCATTACACAAAAAATTACAGAGATTAAGTTGGTAAAAAACGTAGTGTTTATTTCTGTTTATTTTCTTTCAGAACAAATTAACTTTGTTAAAGATAGCTCAGAAAATATTATATCAGGCAGTACATCCACTATTAATAAAGTTGAGGATGTATGGCAATTCAAAAAAAATATTAATTCATCAGACCCAAGTTGGTTGCTTGTTTCGATTAACTACAAAAAGACAAATAACGATAAGGATTTAGTAACAAATGGCAAGTAA
- the secB gene encoding protein-export chaperone SecB codes for MSRHKMRIHGQYIKDLSFENPNSSFLSSNKAPDINVMVNINSAKLEGTESKGGMDEEKSFHEITLHIEVKATIKDEGADDTVAFICDAKYCGIFSIENLKELSEEEIRQALFIGGPVFLFPFAREIIARITSSGGFPPLMLDPIDFDTMYQQQSQQQKSNGGNSNFN; via the coding sequence ATGTCACGGCACAAAATGAGAATTCACGGTCAATATATCAAAGATCTATCATTTGAAAATCCAAATTCATCATTCCTTTCTTCAAACAAAGCTCCAGATATTAACGTAATGGTTAATATAAATTCGGCAAAATTGGAAGGTACGGAAAGCAAAGGCGGAATGGATGAAGAAAAATCTTTTCATGAAATTACCTTACATATAGAAGTTAAAGCAACAATAAAAGATGAAGGTGCAGACGATACGGTAGCTTTCATTTGTGATGCAAAATATTGTGGTATTTTTTCAATAGAAAACCTTAAAGAATTGAGTGAAGAAGAGATTAGACAAGCTTTATTTATTGGTGGCCCTGTTTTTCTTTTTCCTTTTGCAAGAGAAATAATTGCAAGAATTACAAGTAGTGGTGGATTCCCTCCGCTTATGCTAGATCCTATAGATTTTGATACTATGTATCAGCAGCAGAGTCAGCAGCAAAAAAGTAACGGTGGTAATTCCAATTTTAACTAA
- the acnA gene encoding aconitate hydratase AcnA, with the protein MNNSLNSKTTLNIGGKSYNYFSLITAGKFLGIDITKLPCSLKVLLENLLRNEDGVNVKLDDIKTLASCVNKHANHEISYKPARVLMQDFTGVPAVVDLASMRSYVKKNGGNPSNINPSVPVDLVIDHSVQVDSYGNTSAFNKNVELEIKRNLERYKFLKWGESSLTNFRVVPPGTGICHQVNLEYLAQVVCDNDWTLYPDTVVGTDSHTTMINGLSVLGWGVGGIEAESVMLGQPISMVIPEVVGFKLTGKLQEGITATDLVLTITNILRTKGVVGKFVEFYGNGLDYLSLADRATIANMAPEYGATCGFFPIDQKTLDYLHLTGRPEELIKLVEVYSKEQGLWRSNDELAFFDSLELDLSSVEPVMAGPKRPQDKIFLSQVAESFTTSFPINETNGQKQVYGDQLQDGSVVIAAITSCTNTSNPSVMIAAGLVARNAIKLGLKSKSWVKTSLAPGSQVVTEYLEKSGLEQDLNALGFNLVGYGCTTCIGNSGPLNSDIEDDIKNKNLTVAAVLSGNRNFEGRIHPLVKANYLASPPLVVAYALAGTVQIDLTKDPICKDKNGNDVYLKDIWPTNHEIEDCVNKVVTREMFMQKYKDVFSGDEHWQEIKCERSEIYNWDASSTYIQNPPYFDNLLPKNNKDNSVDINGAQILAMFGDSVTTDHISPAGNIASNSPAGLYLKELGVEPQDFNSYGSRRGNHNVMMRGTFANIRIKNEMVSAEGGYTKYIPSQETMPIFDAAVRYKENNVPLIIVAGKEYGTGSSRDWAAKGTLLLGIKAVIAESFERIHRSNLVGMGVLPLVFQGGTTRKIFDGNEVISIKGKVVPNGNLDCLIKRNDGSEQTIQLKCCIQTLTEVEYLKSGGVLSYILAGSN; encoded by the coding sequence ATGAATAACTCTTTAAATTCAAAAACGACTTTAAACATTGGTGGAAAGTCATACAACTACTTTAGCCTTATTACTGCTGGTAAATTTTTAGGAATAGATATAACTAAATTGCCATGTTCGCTGAAGGTTTTACTTGAAAATTTATTGCGTAATGAAGACGGAGTGAACGTAAAGCTGGACGATATAAAAACGCTAGCAAGTTGCGTTAATAAACATGCTAATCACGAAATCAGTTACAAGCCAGCACGAGTGTTGATGCAAGATTTTACAGGAGTTCCTGCTGTTGTTGATTTAGCTTCTATGCGAAGCTATGTAAAGAAAAATGGAGGAAACCCAAGCAACATAAATCCATCTGTGCCTGTTGATCTTGTGATTGACCATTCTGTTCAAGTAGACAGTTATGGAAACACTTCTGCATTCAATAAAAATGTTGAACTCGAAATAAAAAGAAATTTGGAGAGATATAAATTCTTAAAGTGGGGAGAGTCATCCCTCACAAATTTTAGGGTAGTTCCACCAGGTACAGGAATCTGTCACCAGGTGAATCTTGAGTATTTAGCACAAGTTGTGTGTGATAATGACTGGACTCTGTATCCTGACACAGTAGTTGGTACTGACAGCCACACTACAATGATTAATGGCTTGTCGGTTCTTGGTTGGGGTGTGGGTGGCATAGAAGCTGAGTCCGTGATGCTTGGGCAACCAATTAGTATGGTAATTCCAGAGGTGGTAGGGTTTAAATTAACAGGCAAGCTGCAGGAAGGAATAACTGCGACTGACTTAGTTCTAACAATTACAAATATTTTAAGAACAAAAGGTGTTGTTGGTAAATTTGTAGAATTTTATGGCAATGGGCTGGATTATTTATCTCTAGCGGATAGGGCCACTATAGCTAACATGGCTCCAGAGTATGGTGCAACATGTGGATTTTTTCCAATTGATCAGAAAACACTTGATTATTTACATTTAACAGGGCGACCGGAAGAGTTAATCAAGCTAGTTGAAGTTTACTCGAAAGAGCAGGGACTGTGGCGCAGCAATGACGAATTAGCATTTTTTGATTCACTAGAGCTTGATTTATCGAGTGTGGAACCTGTAATGGCTGGTCCTAAAAGACCGCAAGATAAGATTTTTTTATCGCAAGTGGCAGAATCTTTTACCACATCTTTTCCTATTAATGAAACAAACGGACAGAAACAAGTTTATGGTGATCAACTACAAGATGGCAGCGTAGTGATTGCAGCTATAACAAGTTGCACCAATACCTCTAATCCAAGTGTAATGATTGCGGCAGGGCTTGTGGCGCGTAATGCAATTAAGCTTGGGCTCAAATCAAAGTCTTGGGTTAAGACTTCACTTGCTCCGGGTTCACAAGTTGTAACAGAATATTTAGAAAAGTCAGGACTAGAGCAAGATCTAAATGCTTTGGGTTTTAATTTAGTTGGATATGGCTGCACCACTTGCATTGGAAATTCCGGTCCATTAAATAGTGATATAGAAGATGATATTAAAAATAAAAACCTAACTGTTGCTGCAGTTTTGTCTGGTAATCGTAATTTTGAAGGAAGAATTCACCCTTTAGTTAAAGCTAATTACCTTGCATCTCCACCACTTGTTGTTGCGTATGCACTTGCTGGCACTGTACAAATTGATTTAACTAAAGACCCAATATGCAAAGATAAAAATGGAAATGATGTATACCTCAAAGATATATGGCCAACAAATCATGAGATTGAGGATTGCGTTAATAAAGTTGTGACGCGCGAGATGTTCATGCAGAAATATAAGGATGTTTTTTCTGGTGATGAGCACTGGCAAGAAATAAAATGTGAAAGAAGTGAAATCTACAACTGGGATGCAAGCAGCACATACATACAAAATCCACCTTATTTTGATAATTTATTGCCTAAAAATAATAAAGATAATTCAGTCGACATAAACGGTGCACAAATACTGGCAATGTTTGGCGATAGTGTTACTACCGATCACATTTCCCCTGCTGGAAATATTGCCTCAAATAGCCCTGCAGGTCTATATTTAAAGGAACTTGGAGTTGAGCCTCAGGATTTTAATTCCTATGGATCACGTCGTGGTAATCATAATGTGATGATGCGCGGAACTTTTGCTAATATCAGAATAAAGAATGAAATGGTTAGCGCTGAGGGTGGCTATACAAAATATATCCCATCTCAAGAAACTATGCCGATCTTTGATGCAGCAGTGCGTTATAAGGAAAATAATGTACCTCTAATTATTGTTGCAGGAAAAGAGTATGGCACAGGTTCAAGTAGAGACTGGGCTGCAAAAGGTACATTATTGCTTGGGATTAAAGCTGTAATTGCTGAGAGCTTTGAACGTATACATAGATCTAATCTGGTTGGTATGGGAGTTCTTCCACTTGTATTTCAAGGTGGAACGACTAGAAAAATATTTGATGGCAATGAAGTGATTAGCATAAAAGGTAAAGTAGTACCAAATGGAAATTTGGACTGCCTGATAAAAAGAAACGATGGTTCTGAACAAACAATTCAGCTAAAGTGCTGCATTCAAACACTGACCGAAGTAGAGTATCTAAAAAGTGGTGGAGTGCTGAGTTACATACTTGCAGGCTCCAATTGA
- a CDS encoding P44/Msp2 family outer membrane protein encodes MINKKTLAVTAFALLLSQQSFANETKGFYFGGGYHGQFFNNTSELKVKIAGKDAAANNKLHINDRAASQTDGVLISQYKGDYNPPFAANVAIGYAGEFKNHSYRAELEGIYSSVKVDNIGLASSQMTIGYIKGDATNNTKHGVVVNHDHIENASVMANVYHHWKNDRFSFSPYVGAGVGVTRMEMFEQSSIKPAYQLKAGLDYRMTEDTNIHIGYRHFGAVGADFKLTANKLGETKSSTFAPYSGTAVTEEINIGNKLFSTHGVEVGLTVHFSSGA; translated from the coding sequence ATGATCAATAAAAAAACGTTAGCAGTAACCGCTTTTGCTTTGCTGCTATCACAACAATCTTTTGCAAATGAAACAAAAGGATTTTACTTTGGCGGTGGATATCACGGTCAATTTTTTAACAATACAAGTGAACTGAAAGTGAAAATTGCAGGTAAGGATGCTGCAGCTAATAATAAACTACATATCAATGACAGAGCTGCTAGCCAAACAGACGGTGTGTTAATAAGTCAGTACAAAGGAGATTATAATCCGCCGTTTGCTGCAAATGTAGCAATTGGTTATGCAGGTGAATTTAAAAACCATAGTTACAGAGCTGAACTAGAGGGAATATATTCCTCTGTGAAAGTAGATAATATCGGTTTAGCAAGCAGCCAGATGACAATAGGATACATAAAAGGTGATGCAACAAACAACACTAAACATGGAGTAGTAGTCAATCATGACCATATTGAAAATGCATCTGTAATGGCAAACGTCTATCATCATTGGAAAAATGACCGTTTTTCTTTTTCTCCTTATGTAGGAGCTGGAGTTGGGGTGACAAGAATGGAAATGTTTGAACAATCATCAATAAAACCTGCATATCAATTAAAAGCTGGCCTTGATTACCGCATGACTGAAGATACAAATATACATATCGGATATAGACACTTTGGTGCTGTTGGTGCTGACTTTAAGCTTACAGCAAACAAGCTAGGAGAAACAAAGAGTAGCACCTTTGCACCTTACTCAGGCACTGCAGTGACTGAGGAAATAAATATAGGCAATAAATTATTTTCCACACACGGCGTAGAAGTTGGTCTTACTGTTCACTTTTCTAGCGGAGCTTAA
- the mlaD gene encoding outer membrane lipid asymmetry maintenance protein MlaD — protein sequence MRRSNILEITAGLFVIIFTIFLIFFAIDKLSYIKKSYKDCYKIHGLFANANGIEVGDSVKISGVGIGSITGISLDKATYVAQIDMCVSRDIKLPIDSSALITSSGVVGSKFVNISPGSDTKLILNGGRIEYTQAEANMGGIMDKILSMFTK from the coding sequence ATGCGCAGATCTAATATACTTGAAATAACTGCTGGATTATTTGTAATAATTTTTACTATTTTTCTGATTTTTTTTGCTATTGACAAGCTATCCTACATAAAAAAAAGCTATAAGGATTGCTACAAAATACATGGCCTTTTTGCTAATGCTAACGGTATAGAAGTTGGTGATAGCGTTAAAATTTCAGGTGTAGGCATCGGAAGTATCACTGGGATATCACTTGATAAAGCCACTTATGTAGCGCAAATTGATATGTGTGTAAGCAGGGATATAAAATTACCAATTGACAGCTCAGCTCTAATCACTAGTAGTGGAGTTGTTGGCAGCAAATTTGTTAATATATCACCTGGATCAGATACTAAACTGATTTTGAATGGTGGTAGAATAGAGTACACTCAAGCTGAAGCAAACATGGGTGGAATAATGGACAAAATCCTTAGTATGTTTACAAAATAA
- a CDS encoding NADH-ubiquinone oxidoreductase subunit NDUFA12 family protein, with amino-acid sequence MLSKICNTIKRMLRRGGKFVGKDENGNSYYESSKGKRWVEYSGISEPTRVPPEWHIWLHYTDNAVPINNKKRKLKHMPNLTGTKDSYYPNQKVNNYYESWNPKN; translated from the coding sequence ATGTTATCTAAAATTTGTAACACAATAAAACGCATGTTACGGAGAGGTGGTAAATTTGTAGGAAAAGATGAAAATGGAAATTCTTACTATGAATCAAGCAAGGGAAAAAGGTGGGTTGAATATAGCGGAATTTCTGAGCCTACAAGAGTGCCTCCAGAATGGCATATATGGCTTCACTATACCGACAATGCAGTGCCGATTAATAATAAAAAAAGGAAACTAAAGCACATGCCTAATCTAACTGGAACAAAAGATTCATACTATCCAAATCAAAAAGTGAATAACTACTATGAAAGCTGGAATCCTAAAAACTGA